The genomic DNA TTTCGGTTCGTCAGGATGCCTCTTCCTGAAGAACTGATGAAAAACCATCCGCCAGGGACGGAGTAGGTACGGAGCACGACGAAGGGGCGGGCGTCACGGCTCCACGGCTTGAGGCAGGGGCTTGCGCTTCGCGACGGGCAGGTAGCACTCGCCCTGGTACTCGGCCTGGGCCTCCAAACAAGGCGGACTCTGTTTCAGAGCCACCCAGCACCCACCGTTGATCGCCACTTCTCCCCGCCGGGTGTTACAGGGAGCCAAGGCCTGATCCACAAGGGGCTTCGCGGGCAGGGGATAGGCGAGAACTCCCGCATCGGCATAGGCCTCGTCGGCCACGAGAAAAGCCGCCGGGTTGGATGACTCCACGGTCCTCTCGCCCTCGGGACGACTCAGCACACTTGTCAGGAGGAACCAGACGCTCGCCACCAGGGCGGCCCCCGCCAGGACCCTGTCGGTCCGCCCGCGAGAAGACCGCTCCCCCGCCACGGGCGGAGTGATGCGTCCGTTCGTCAGGTGCGCCTGGACCCGGGCACTGTGCTCCACGCGTTTGAGCGCGGCCGTCATCCACATGAAGATGTCCACCAGTTCCGTCACCCGCGCCAAGAACGGAGACCGGTCCACCACCACGTCCACGGTCGACCGCCGCCGGTTGAAGGAAAATCGCATGTCCCACGAGTCCTCCGGCTCCCACTCCACCCGCTCTCCAGGCCGGAACGACAGGGCGGGTTTGCCGGTGCCATCCTCCCGCGCCTCGCGGAGGCAGCCCAGGTCCGGTCCGACTTCTTCATAGGCGCCTCCCAGTTGGAGCCGCCCAACGCCCCCCTCGTCTCCGCGCTTCTCGTCCGCCATGAGTCTCGTTCCCCTTCCACGTGGAAGACCCATGGCACCCGACTCGACCCCTCAAGTCAAGTCCATTGAAATGACCTTAGCGGTTCTCTCAAGAACGGCGGCGCCTCTCGCCCCTCCGTGAGCGAACCGCCTCCTCCGGACACGTCCGGCGAGGTAACCTCGGAGGCAGCAGGACGCCCCCGCCCCCGAGGAGACGCCGCATGCTCACACTCCACCATCTCAACCACTCCCGCTCGCAGCGCATCCTGTGGCTGTTCGAGGAGCTGGGACTCGACTACGAGCTCATCACCTACCAGCGGGACGCCCACACCGGCCTCGCGCCCCCGGAGCTCAAGTCCATCCACCCGCTCGGCAAGGCGCCGGTCCTCGAGGACCAGGGACGCGTCATCACCGAGTCGGGCGCCATCATCGACTACGTCGTGCGCCGCCATGGCAAGGGGCGGCTCGCGCCCCCGCCGGATTCCGCGGAGTTCGACACCTACGTGGAGTGGCTGCACTACGCCGAGGGCTCGGCCATGCTGCCCTTCATGCTCGGGGTGTACCTGGGGCGGCTGGGGGACGCGGCGGCTCCGCTCCAACCCCGCCTGTCCAGCGAGGTACACAACCACCTCGGCTACATCTCCGGCGCGCTGGGCGATCACGAATACCTGGTGGGCGACACCTTCACCGCCGCCGACATCCAGGTGAGCTTCGTGCTGGAGTCCGCGCAGTTGAACCACGCCCTGGCCCGCTACCCCAATCTCGGCGCCTACCTCCAGCGCATGCGGACCCGGCCCGCCCATCAGCGAGCGCTCGTCCGGGGAGGACCCTTCGACCTCTCGGCCATGCGCAAGCGATAGGCGAGGCCTGACATGTCAACCGCCCTCGTCTGACATGTCAGCCACGCTTCCTGACCCGACAAACAGGCAGGGGGCATGGCATCCCCCCTCAGCCACTCCTGGCATCGGATCTGCAACCATGCAGGTCAGCCACGAACCCAGGCCCCCCCTCCCTTTTCCCCCAGGAGCGCCATGTCATCCTCCGAAGCCGTGTCGTCGCGCAGTGAGTCGCCCGCGTCCGAGTACCAGTACAACTACACGTACGTCGCGCCCCTGGCGATGGCCCAGAGCGTTCCCTCGAGCGACCAACCCACCCTCGTGTGGTGGGGACAGACCGTCGTTCAAATCCTCCACATCGCCGTCAACCGGTTGCACTGGATGCACGAGCAGGCCCAGCGTGAGCAGGGCGGCTCGGCCCCGGCGACGCCCGCGCTGCACGTGGACCTCTCCCACGTGGGCGTGGGACAGCTGGACCTCGGCCACCTGAAGAAGCTCCCCCCTCCGGGGACCCTGGGAGGGAAGCTGTTCGGAGACCTCAGCGAGTTCGGAGAGGCCGCCAGGCTCGCCGAGCAGAGCGCGATCCTCGCCCGCAAGGCCTTCAATCGGGAGCTGGGCAGCCTCTTCGACGTCCTGAAGCTGGTGATCGACGCGGTGATCGCCAAGCCCACGGGGCGGCCGAGCTCGATGCAGGACTTCTTCAACCTCTTCACCACCCTGCCCCTGCCCGCGGCGGCGCAGAGCTACGAGGAGGACTCCACGTTCGCCTGGATGCGCGTGGCGGGCTTCAACCCGCTCGTGCTGCGCAAGGCGCGCGTGCTCGAGGACACCCTCGGAGTGAGTGACGAGACCCTGAGCGCCGTGCTCGGCGGAGGGGACACGGTGCAGGGCGCCCTGGCGGAGGGGCGGCTGTACCTGGCGGACTACAAGGCGCTCGCGCGGGTCATCAACGGCAACTTCCCCGATGGTCCCAAGTACTGCTTCGCGCCCAAGGCCCTGTTCGGCCTGCCGCGCGGCAGCGGGCCCCGTCAGCTCCGGCCCTTGGGCATCCGCTGCGGGCAGGATCCGAAGGCCTACCCGCTCTACACCCCCGCCGATGGCGAGGCCTGGCAGCAGGCCAAGACGGTCGTCTCCGTGGCGGACATGAGCCACCACGAGGTGATCTCCCACCTGGCTCACACCCACCTGCTCGTGGAGCCCTTCGTGGTTGCCACCCACCGCAACCTGCCGGACACCCACCCGGTGAGCCTGCTGCTGCGGCCGCACTTCGAGGGCACGCTGTACATCAACAACGCCGCGCAGGAGAAGCTCATCGCGCCTGGCGGAGACGTGGACATGCTGCTGGGTGGCACCATCCAGGCCAACCGCGTCGTCGCCGTGGAGTCGCTCCTGAAGGACCCGGACTTCGACTTCAACCAGGGCATGCTGCCGCGCGCGCTGGCCCAGCGGGACGTGAATGACCCGGACCTGGAGTACCCCTACCGCGAGGACGCGCTGCTGCTGTGGAGCGCCATCGAGAACTGGGTGCGCGCCTACGTGGGCATCTATTACAAGTCGGACTCGGCCGTGACCGAGGACGCGGCGCTCCAGGCCTGGGGCGCCGAGCTGGTGGCCGAGAACGGCGGCCGGGTGAAGGGCTTCGGCGAGGACGGCGTCGCCGGCAAGCTGACCACGGTGGAGTACCTCGTCCAGGCGGTGACGATGCTGCTGTTCACCGGCAGCGCGCAGCACGCGGCGGTGAACTTCGCCCAGGCGGGAATCATGACGTTCGTGCCGCTCTCCCCGGGTGCCGCCTACCGCGCGGCGCCTGTCAGCGTCGATGACGCCGCGCTCAACCCGGCCCTGGATCAGTACCCCCCGATGGACATGACCGCCCAACAGCTCGACTTCCTCTACCTGCTGGGCTCCGTGTACCACAC from Melittangium boletus DSM 14713 includes the following:
- a CDS encoding lipoxygenase family protein, with amino-acid sequence MSSSEAVSSRSESPASEYQYNYTYVAPLAMAQSVPSSDQPTLVWWGQTVVQILHIAVNRLHWMHEQAQREQGGSAPATPALHVDLSHVGVGQLDLGHLKKLPPPGTLGGKLFGDLSEFGEAARLAEQSAILARKAFNRELGSLFDVLKLVIDAVIAKPTGRPSSMQDFFNLFTTLPLPAAAQSYEEDSTFAWMRVAGFNPLVLRKARVLEDTLGVSDETLSAVLGGGDTVQGALAEGRLYLADYKALARVINGNFPDGPKYCFAPKALFGLPRGSGPRQLRPLGIRCGQDPKAYPLYTPADGEAWQQAKTVVSVADMSHHEVISHLAHTHLLVEPFVVATHRNLPDTHPVSLLLRPHFEGTLYINNAAQEKLIAPGGDVDMLLGGTIQANRVVAVESLLKDPDFDFNQGMLPRALAQRDVNDPDLEYPYREDALLLWSAIENWVRAYVGIYYKSDSAVTEDAALQAWGAELVAENGGRVKGFGEDGVAGKLTTVEYLVQAVTMLLFTGSAQHAAVNFAQAGIMTFVPLSPGAAYRAAPVSVDDAALNPALDQYPPMDMTAQQLDFLYLLGSVYHTRLGDYPPLWFKSLHVDEHLFAFKEALKRIGETIEQRNKTRLFAYPYFIPSNIPQSINI
- a CDS encoding glutathione S-transferase family protein, whose translation is MLTLHHLNHSRSQRILWLFEELGLDYELITYQRDAHTGLAPPELKSIHPLGKAPVLEDQGRVITESGAIIDYVVRRHGKGRLAPPPDSAEFDTYVEWLHYAEGSAMLPFMLGVYLGRLGDAAAPLQPRLSSEVHNHLGYISGALGDHEYLVGDTFTAADIQVSFVLESAQLNHALARYPNLGAYLQRMRTRPAHQRALVRGGPFDLSAMRKR